A window from Peromyscus eremicus chromosome 1, PerEre_H2_v1, whole genome shotgun sequence encodes these proteins:
- the LOC131898866 gene encoding olfactory receptor 226-like, translated as MSSRSNSSDVTEFILVGFPGSLGLHLSLLGLFLLAYMLTITENLVIITVIRTSPSLHKPMYLFLSNLSFLEVWYISVTVPKMLFSLVSPKFQSISFTGCMAQLYFFLALACTECALLGVMAYDRYVAVCNPLRYPVIMSPGLCSLLAGGSWFSGFTISLGKVFFISRLGYCGPNIMNHFFCDVSPLLNLACSDMSVAELVDFLLALLILLGPLVLTVFSYTAILSTVLRMPSAGGRQKAFSTCASHLAVVVIFYSASLFIYARPRALYSFDYNKLVSVVYTVLTPLINPIIYCLRNQEVKQALHKVLQRAAQALRASS; from the coding sequence ATGTCTTCCAGAAGCAACAGCTCAGATGTGACTGAGTTCATCCTGGTAGGATTTCCAGGCTCCCTGGGGCTCCACCTAAGCCTTCTAGGGCTGTTCCTGCTGGCTTACATGCTGACCATCACAGAGAACCTGGTCATCATCACAGTGATCCGCACCAGTCCCTCACTGCACAAACCTATGTACCTCTTCCTCAGCAACCTGTCCTTCCTAGAGGTATGGTACATCTCTGTCACAGTGCCCAAGATGCTGTTCAGCTTGGTATCACCCAAGTTCCAGAGCATCTCCTTCACAGGCTGCATGGCACAACTGTACTTCTTCTTGGCGCTGGCCTGCACCGAGTGCGCGCTCTTGGGCgtcatggcctatgaccgctatgtggccgtCTGCAACCCCCTTCGCTACCCGGTCATCATGAGCCCTGGTCTCTGCAGCCTACTGGCTGGTGGCTCCTGGTTCTCGGGCTTCACCATTTCCCTGGGGAAGGTCTTCTTTATTTCTCGCCTGGGTTACTGTGGCCCCAACATCATGAACCACTTCTTCTGCGATGTGTCCCCTCTACTGAACCTCGCCTGCTCTGACATGTCAGTTGCGGAACTCGTCGACTTCCTCCTGGCACTGCTCATCCTGTTGGGGCCGCTGGTGTTAACTGTCTTCTCCTACACAGCCATCCTCAGCACGGTGCTTCGCATGCCATCCGCTGGTGGCAGGCAGAAGGCCTTCTCCACCTGCGCCTCGCACCTGGCCGTGGTGGTCATCTTCTACTCGGCATCCCTCTTCATCTATGCCCGGCCACGTGCCCTTTACTCCTTTGACTACAACAAGCTTGTGTCGGTCGTCTACACGGTGCTCACGCCCCTCATCAACCCGATCATCTACTGCCTGCGGAACCAGGAGGTCAAGCAGGCGCTGCACAAGGTGCTGCAAAGAGCAGCCCAGGCTCTGAGAGCCTCCTCCTAG